From Solanum stenotomum isolate F172 chromosome 2, ASM1918654v1, whole genome shotgun sequence:
CATGTGTAAGTATAAGTAATTAAGTCCTTCCAACATATTCCATACCTTATAATTTCATTACAAATTTACTAGTTTTGACGTTTCACTTCAATTTTTCTTAAgctagaaataagaaaaatcccaaaaaaaaaatccgcAAACCactaatttaaagtttaaacacacatattcaatttcataaaagacCTAAGCCAAAAGGGAATTGGTCCCTCATCGATGAAGGCAATAAAGCTtacataaaaatttcaaaaattcacaCCTGATACTCTAGATCCGCTCTGACTTAAAAAttattcacaaataaaataaatatctaaaagaaattatataagAGTGAAAAATATAAACACCGCCCAGGTGTGCGTCATCCAATACCCAAGCAAACAgggaacaaaactttccttctcagcttcataatcatcataatcccCACCCCTGACAGTGACTTAATTAGGTCCACTATTATTAACACGAGTTATGATACAATGGTAAAATTactttattcttaattaaaaatctcaaatttaaatcgtcaatatgaaaaaaaaaagtttttatctTACTAAGAGCATCATCGATCATATTCAAATGTAGAAAAAAGGATTCTACAGTACATGATTCATTAATTTAATCGAAACATCAATACAAAATTCAGACAAAAggttaatcaaataaattaggACCACtacttttttatctttttttttttttttaatatattaaaacacCATGGCTCTGGCGTGGGGACTCCATCGTATGGCGGTGGTGGTCTCCACATACGATCAACGTCACATATTTTACCGGTTTACAACACAAACCCCATCtcatctctcttcttcttcttatcttcttatCTACTTCTAACATAAAAGAGAATTTGTTTGCCAACtgaatttttccttttttttttgtaggccatatcctgttttttttttgcttttatctTCTATTATTAGTGATTCATGACGattccattccaatcttcaatGGAACAGTAACAAAATTGGGAATTATGAGGaaaaaacattcaaattcaaagaaaCGAACAAACACTAATCGTAATTTTgagattaatttcctttaataacTACCATAATTGATAATATTAACATATAATATAATCCCTTCGGATTATATTTCATACATGGATCCTCAATATATCTAATCGTCATAACAATAATCCCCTTAATATTCGCCTCTGTAACTCGCCGCTTATGGCTTTAATTTGAAGCAGAGATTCAATCATCTTCGTCGCAACTTTCTGGGGTAGGATATTCATTCAAATCAGGCTTCATCATCATCCTTGTTGATTTCGAATTGGAATTACAGTTGGATTCAGGAGGAATAGCAGTAGAATTATGAATCGCAGTTTGAAGAGCATCAACTCTAGCACCTACCTCAGTAGCTTTCTTCCTAATAGAAGCAGCTGATAGATCGTGATTTTCATGGTCATCAACTATGAATTCAGGGAAATTAAGCCTAGCTGAAGGACCTCGCAAGTAAAATACAGCGGTATCGTAAGCACGAGCAGCAGCAACAGGGGAAGAATAAGAACCAAGCCAAATTCGAGAGCGTTTGTTTGGTTCTCGAATTTCAGCTACCCATTTACCCCACTTCCTCATCCGTATTCCTCTGTATGGCTTATCTTGTTGGTGTTCCCTCtgctttctcttttctccttccATCATAGtttcacaagaaaaaaaaaattcacttgtTTCACAAGGAAGAAAGAAGATTGGGAAGGAGAAAATTAGATATATGAAAGAACATATGTCGTATTTAGAACAAGTGTCGTATATATATGGAGGTGGGAATATAGagataaattttgtatttatatatggaAAGAGAAAAACAAGTAACAAACCCTATGAT
This genomic window contains:
- the LOC125857165 gene encoding ethylene-responsive transcription factor ERF010, which translates into the protein MMEGEKRKQREHQQDKPYRGIRMRKWGKWVAEIREPNKRSRIWLGSYSSPVAAARAYDTAVFYLRGPSARLNFPEFIVDDHENHDLSAASIRKKATEVGARVDALQTAIHNSTAIPPESNCNSNSKSTRMMMKPDLNEYPTPESCDEDD